A genomic window from Exiguobacterium acetylicum DSM 20416 includes:
- a CDS encoding M42 family metallopeptidase: MKEVIRTIEELVSIPSPTGSTKEAITYVEKRLVAEGITYRKLEKGAILATLPGASTRTRLLTAHVDTLGAMVKEILPTGRLRLSQLGGYAWTAIEGENCLIHKMDGQTISGTIVFHHSSVHTSRETNKTERSADNIEVRLDIRSTTAEETRVAGIEVGDIVTFDPRFLYTETGFVKSRHLDDKASVALLLELIKEWKTIELPHTVQILISNYEEVGFGGNAGFTEEVAEYIAVDMGALGEGQHSDEFTVSICAKDGSGPYDLALRHQLTRLAQRNSIPYKVDIYPFYSSDASAAVSAGHDVRHGLFGPGIESSHSYERTHETSLQATYDLLHAYVKEPMVDEDTV; this comes from the coding sequence ATGAAAGAAGTCATACGTACGATTGAAGAGCTTGTCTCGATTCCGAGTCCAACAGGTTCGACAAAAGAAGCTATTACATATGTAGAAAAGCGATTGGTAGCAGAAGGGATCACGTATCGAAAGCTTGAAAAAGGAGCGATTTTAGCGACACTACCTGGTGCTTCAACGCGCACGCGGTTACTGACGGCACACGTCGACACACTAGGAGCGATGGTGAAAGAAATTTTACCAACAGGACGACTTCGTTTATCACAACTGGGGGGATATGCTTGGACAGCGATCGAAGGTGAGAACTGTCTCATTCACAAGATGGACGGTCAAACGATTTCAGGTACGATCGTGTTCCACCATTCGAGTGTTCATACGTCGCGCGAGACGAACAAAACGGAACGATCCGCTGATAATATCGAAGTACGGCTCGATATCCGTTCGACGACAGCAGAAGAGACGCGCGTCGCGGGGATTGAAGTAGGAGACATCGTAACGTTTGATCCGCGATTCCTCTATACGGAAACAGGATTCGTGAAGTCGCGCCATCTCGATGATAAAGCATCTGTTGCTTTGTTGCTTGAATTGATCAAGGAATGGAAAACAATCGAACTACCACACACGGTCCAGATCCTGATTTCAAATTACGAAGAAGTCGGATTCGGTGGAAATGCTGGATTCACGGAAGAAGTCGCAGAATACATCGCGGTCGACATGGGAGCACTAGGAGAGGGGCAACACTCCGATGAATTCACAGTCTCCATTTGTGCCAAAGATGGTTCTGGTCCGTATGACTTAGCTTTACGCCACCAGTTAACACGCTTAGCACAACGTAATAGCATTCCATATAAAGTTGATATCTATCCGTTCTATAGCTCGGATGCCTCGGCAGCAGTAAGTGCGGGCCACGACGTCCGGCACGGATTGTTCGGTCCGGGAATCGAATCGAGTCATTCGTACGAACGTACGCATGAGACGTCGTTACAAGCGACATATGATTTGCTACATGCCTATGTAAAGGAGCCGATGGTCGATGAAGACACTGTATGA